The Pochonia chlamydosporia 170 chromosome Unknown PCv3seq00012, whole genome shotgun sequence genome has a segment encoding these proteins:
- a CDS encoding ankyrin repeats (3 copies) domain-containing protein, with product MLLRLPTELLLNIVAYLDTPRCLWAVVQCCRFLAKKLTEELYKSDRQDGKALLWGAKKGRKITVLRSLEVAADKGGDAMVLAAQHGHGEIVNLILGGGVDVNSKHEGGTALIRASEHGHLDVVELLLQHGADVNLKNQQGSPLILASKQGHLDVVQLLIEHGAKIDGGDSKGFSALRWAVHLRRVGVVKVLLDAGANVKCEEFAGMTSPLLIWAVRSESASIVGLALGKGADIESTDIKYRLTPLYWATKLGVTGIARLLTKHGADVNCINSGGQTALHQACGRGFKDMVALLLQKGADIRVPDNSGQTAVHWAAKNDNTDIMNLLLDHGADLTWVDCKGRTALGIASQRSRAKVVKFCLYREADVHWKDVNGCDALKYAAWIGSLAIVTLLLEKSANVGSQDNNHHTAIYWAVEGGKAGVSSDARGQVVQLLVKTAASANQVKSDELASAIEWAAESAQEVLASFLRRLHTGSESRHAGEHGEVALAKRDRCLYPEILLAVENKSPLATVREHDGYLKTRKRSLTLRDLALDDWHPMDSGGPAKRARKNLN from the coding sequence ATGTTGCTTCGTCTTCCTACGgagctgcttctcaacatTGTCGCGTACTTGGATACGCCGAGGTGCCTGTGGGCCGTCGTCCAATGTTGCCGATTTCTTGCTAAGAAGCTGACCGAGGAGTTGTACAAGTCCGACAGGCAGGATGGAAAAGCACTCCTATGGGGCGCCAAAAAAGGCCGGAAAATAACGGTGTTGAGATCCCTTGAAGTAGCAGCCGATAAGGGGGGTGACGCGATGGTGCTCGCCGCTCAACACGGACACGGAGAGATAGTAAATCTCATTCTTGGCGGTGGAGTTGATGTGAATTCTAAACATGAGGGAGGAACGGCACTTATTCGTGCTTCGGAGCATGGCCATCTCGATGTTGTCGAATTACTTTTGCAGCACGGCGCCGACGTCAACCTTAAAAACCAGCAAGGCTCCCCACTCATCTTGGCTTCGAAGCAAGGGCATCTCGATGTTGTTCAACTTCTAATCGAGCACGGCGCGAAGATCGATGGAGGAGATAGCAAGGGCTTCTCAGCACTTCGTTGGGCAGTTCATCTACGACGTGTCGGGGTAGTCAAAGTGCTTCTGGATGCCGGAGCAAACGTGAAGTGTGAAGAATTTGCTGGCATGACGAGTCCACTTCTTATATGGGCCGTTCGAAGTGAAAGTGCAAGCATTGTCGGGTTGGCACTAGGAAAAGGGGCTGACATCGAGTCAACGGACATCAAATACCGCTTGACACCGCTATACTGGGCTACGAAGCTGGGCGTCACCGGTATCGCCAGGTTACTAACGAAACATGGCGCCGACGTTAATTGCATTAACTCGGGGGGTCAAACAGCCCTGCACCAGGCATGCGGGCGAGGATTCAAAGACATGGTCGCCCTGCTTCTGCAAAAAGGCGCCGACATTAGGGTCCCAGACAACAGCGGACAGACAGCAGTTCATTGGGCGGCCAAAAACGATAATACAGACATCATGAATTTGCTTCTCGATCACGGAGCTGATCTTACCTGGGTGGACTGTAAGGGTAGGACAGCGCTTGGTATTGCAAGCCAGCGGTCTCGTGCAAAAGTCGTCAAATTCTGCCTTTACAGGGAGGCAGACGTTCATTGGAAAGACGTAAATGGTTGTGATGCGCTGAAGTACGCTGCCTGGATCGGAAGTCTTGCCATTGTGACACTGCTTCTTGAAAAAAGCGCGAACGTGGGCTCACAAGACAATAACCACCACACTGCGATTTATTGGGCGGTCGAGGGAGGTAAAGCTGGAGTTTCGTCCGACGCACGTGGGCAAGTCGTCCAACTTCTTGTGAAGACGGCTGCCAGTGCTAACCAAGTTAAGTCAGACGAGCTAGCAAGCGCGATCGAATGGGCGGCCGAAAGTGCTCAGGAGGTCctggccagcttcttgcgTAGACTACACACAGGGAGCGAATCGAGGCATGCGGGCGAACATGGTGAAGTAGCCTTGGCAAAAAGAGACCGGTGCTTGTACCCTGAGATACTTTTAGCAGTCGAGAATAAATCTCCTCTGGCCACAGTACGGGAACATGACGGGTATTTGAAGACCCGGAAGCGGTCTCTGACACTTAGAGATCTCGCGCTAGACGATTGGCATCCAATGGATTCCGGGGGTCCAGCTAAACGAGCTCGAAAGAACTTAAATTGA